The Micromonospora sp. M71_S20 genome has a window encoding:
- a CDS encoding phytanoyl-CoA dioxygenase family protein yields the protein MRSHSTAPAPRTDQPAAPVEEEVPLEALGDLYRDGITACRGAFAVDWVDRVGEDIEAAFREARSRPDGAVGRGPQRWYVEIHPEQLRGFVDLVTHPWVVSVCRAVLGPDYQIVELGFDIPFPGAAMQPWHRDFPMPEDTRRQRRLTSLAFNLTTVDTVEEMGPFEIAPGTQWDDGRDFDHQMFPPRERYPRYAQRAVRKYPQRGDISARSALTIHRGTPNVSTLSRPVLVLGVDAPGAGNAEHHDMAVTREYWAGLPEQVRAHLPCPVVDALTPIRQKHTIEGLVMGAE from the coding sequence ATGAGGTCCCACTCCACCGCACCCGCGCCGCGTACCGACCAGCCCGCCGCCCCCGTCGAGGAGGAGGTCCCCCTGGAGGCGCTCGGCGACCTCTACCGGGACGGCATCACCGCATGTCGGGGAGCCTTCGCCGTGGACTGGGTGGACCGGGTCGGCGAGGACATCGAGGCCGCCTTCCGGGAGGCCCGCTCCCGTCCCGACGGCGCGGTCGGCCGCGGTCCGCAGCGGTGGTACGTGGAGATCCACCCCGAGCAGTTGCGCGGCTTCGTCGACCTGGTGACCCACCCGTGGGTGGTGTCGGTGTGCCGGGCCGTGCTCGGGCCCGACTACCAGATCGTCGAGCTCGGCTTCGACATCCCGTTTCCCGGCGCGGCCATGCAGCCGTGGCACCGGGACTTCCCGATGCCCGAGGACACCCGCCGGCAGCGGCGGCTGACCTCGCTGGCCTTCAACCTCACCACCGTGGACACGGTGGAGGAGATGGGCCCGTTCGAGATCGCCCCGGGCACCCAGTGGGACGACGGACGGGACTTCGACCACCAGATGTTCCCGCCCCGGGAGCGCTACCCCCGCTACGCGCAACGGGCGGTCCGCAAGTACCCGCAGCGCGGCGACATCTCCGCCCGGTCCGCGCTCACCATCCACCGCGGCACCCCGAACGTCTCCACCCTGTCCCGCCCGGTGCTGGTGCTCGGCGTCGACGCGCCGGGAGCGGGCAACGCCGAGCACCACGACATGGCGGTCACCCGGGAGTACTGGGCGGGCCTGCCCGAGCAGGTACGTGCCCACCTGCCCTGCCCGGTGGTCGACGCCCTGACGCCGATCCGGCAGAAGCACACCATCGAGGGCCTGGTGATGGGGGCGGAGTGA
- a CDS encoding helical backbone metal receptor, with amino-acid sequence MRVVSLVPSLTEAVALTLPGLLVGATDWCTHPAGLDVARVGGTKYPDLDRVRALRPDLVLLNVEENRREDADALTAAGVPVRVTYPRTVDEALTELAELLRDLGAPAEPEWLAVARRAWAGLPADRPARRAVVPVWRRPWVVLGADTFAGDVLRRLGVTNAYADDAERYPRPSLDELRDRAPELVVLPDEPYRFTADDGPEAFPGTPCALLSGRHLTWYGPSLAEAPAVLSAQLADPVVHPG; translated from the coding sequence GTGCGGGTCGTTTCGCTGGTGCCGTCGCTGACCGAGGCCGTCGCCCTGACCCTGCCGGGTCTGCTGGTCGGCGCCACCGACTGGTGCACCCACCCGGCCGGGCTGGACGTGGCGCGGGTCGGCGGGACCAAGTACCCGGACCTCGACCGGGTGCGCGCGTTGCGACCCGACCTGGTCCTGCTCAACGTCGAGGAGAACCGCCGGGAGGACGCCGACGCGCTGACCGCCGCCGGTGTGCCGGTGCGGGTGACCTATCCGCGTACCGTCGACGAGGCGCTGACCGAGCTGGCGGAGCTGCTCCGCGACCTGGGCGCCCCGGCCGAACCGGAGTGGCTCGCCGTGGCCCGCCGGGCGTGGGCCGGGCTGCCCGCCGACCGACCCGCCCGCCGGGCGGTGGTGCCGGTCTGGCGGCGGCCGTGGGTGGTGCTGGGCGCCGACACCTTCGCCGGCGACGTGCTGCGCCGGCTCGGCGTGACCAACGCGTACGCCGACGACGCCGAGCGCTATCCCCGGCCGAGCCTCGACGAGCTGCGCGACCGCGCGCCGGAGCTGGTGGTGCTGCCCGACGAGCCGTACCGCTTCACCGCCGACGACGGGCCGGAGGCGTTCCCCGGCACCCCCTGCGCCCTGCTCTCCGGCAGGCACCTGACCTGGTACGGCCCGTCGCTCGCCGAAGCGCCCGCCGTGCTCTCCGCCCAGCTCGCCGACCCGGTCGTGCACCCGGGCTGA
- a CDS encoding TerC/Alx family metal homeostasis membrane protein, which yields MLAVDLLSHRDDHVIELREALLWSGVWITAGLTFGLVIWLWRGGEPAGAYFSGYLLEKALSVDNVFVFALLFGYFRVPAAYQHKVLFWGVVGALAFRLAFIFAGAGLLERLTWAGVVLGAFLIWTGWRLAVRGEPDVDPDRIVAVRVFRRLVPTEPGFHGGRFTVRVDGRRRATLLLVALVAIEATDVVFAIDSVAAILAITTDTFLVWTATAFAVLGLRSLYFCLAGLLRHFGYLRYGLALLLAFAGAKLILAETPVGKLPVWLTLAVVVLTLSVAIGWSIADARRERRRRARG from the coding sequence ATGCTCGCCGTGGACCTGCTCTCCCACCGCGACGACCACGTGATCGAGCTGCGCGAGGCGCTGCTGTGGAGCGGCGTCTGGATCACCGCGGGGCTCACCTTCGGCCTGGTCATCTGGCTGTGGCGGGGCGGCGAGCCGGCCGGGGCGTACTTCTCCGGCTACCTGCTGGAGAAGGCGCTCTCCGTCGACAACGTCTTCGTCTTCGCGCTGTTGTTCGGGTACTTCCGGGTGCCGGCCGCGTACCAGCACAAGGTGCTCTTCTGGGGGGTCGTCGGCGCGCTCGCGTTCCGGCTGGCCTTCATCTTCGCCGGCGCGGGGCTGCTGGAGCGGCTGACCTGGGCCGGCGTCGTGCTCGGCGCCTTCCTCATCTGGACGGGGTGGCGGCTCGCGGTACGCGGCGAGCCGGACGTCGACCCCGACCGCATCGTCGCGGTGCGGGTGTTCCGGCGGCTGGTGCCGACGGAGCCGGGCTTCCACGGCGGCCGGTTCACCGTCCGGGTCGACGGCCGGCGCAGGGCCACGCTGCTGCTGGTGGCGCTGGTCGCGATCGAGGCCACCGACGTGGTCTTCGCGATCGACTCGGTGGCGGCGATCCTGGCCATCACCACCGACACGTTCCTCGTCTGGACGGCGACCGCGTTCGCCGTGCTCGGTCTGCGCAGCCTCTACTTCTGCCTGGCGGGGCTGCTGCGGCACTTCGGCTACCTGCGGTACGGGCTGGCCCTCCTGCTCGCCTTCGCCGGGGCGAAGCTGATCCTGGCCGAGACGCCGGTCGGCAAGCTGCCGGTCTGGTTGACCCTCGCGGTGGTGGTGCTGACGCTGTCGGTCGCGATCGGGTGGAGCATCGCCGACGCCCGTCGGGAACGACGCCGGCGGGCGCGCGGGTGA
- a CDS encoding CBS domain-containing protein, with protein MRTWQVGDVMTREVATVGEETPYRKIVDALVRRGISGVPVVDGSRRVLGVVSESDLLHKVERAGRPDERRVFEGRRRRIVREKAEALLARDLMTAPAVATWPEATISAAARQMDRESVKRLPVLDDLGRLVGIVTRGDLLRVHLRTDAEIREDVVQEVLRRVLAVRDGLVTVRVRGGEVTLDGRLDRRSAVELAGRLAGQVSGVVRVTSTLAYDVDDTTLTDPDTARITPVA; from the coding sequence ATGAGGACGTGGCAGGTGGGCGACGTGATGACCCGGGAGGTCGCGACGGTGGGGGAGGAGACCCCCTACCGGAAGATCGTCGACGCGTTGGTCCGGCGGGGCATCAGCGGGGTGCCCGTGGTGGACGGCTCCCGTCGGGTCCTCGGCGTGGTCTCCGAGTCGGACCTGCTGCACAAGGTCGAACGGGCCGGCCGCCCGGACGAGCGGCGGGTCTTCGAGGGGCGTAGGCGCCGCATTGTCCGGGAGAAGGCCGAGGCGCTGCTGGCGCGTGACCTGATGACCGCCCCGGCGGTGGCGACCTGGCCGGAGGCGACGATCTCCGCCGCCGCGCGGCAGATGGACCGGGAGTCGGTCAAGCGGCTGCCGGTGCTCGACGATCTGGGCCGGCTGGTCGGCATCGTCACGCGCGGCGACCTGCTGCGGGTGCACCTGCGCACCGACGCGGAGATCCGCGAGGACGTGGTGCAGGAGGTGCTGCGCCGGGTGCTCGCGGTGCGGGACGGGCTGGTCACCGTACGGGTGCGCGGGGGCGAGGTGACGCTCGACGGCCGGTTGGACCGGCGCAGCGCCGTCGAGCTGGCAGGCCGGCTCGCGGGGCAGGTCAGCGGCGTGGTCCGGGTGACCAGCACCCTCGCCTACGACGTCGACGACACCACGCTCACCGATCCGGACACGGCCCGGATCACCCCGGTGGCCTGA
- a CDS encoding DoxX family membrane protein: METMAATIERTTVGTDAAVAETRHTGETTRERAARYVFAGIRIALGWTFLWAFLDKVFGLGFATEAKNAWINGGSPTKGFLTFGAAGPFADFYHGIAGAAWADVLFMAGLAAIGVALLLGIGMRLAAVAGAVLNVMMWTVVLPPENNPFMDEHLINAALLVGLALVNAGATLGLGATWAKLPIVRRFPWLR, encoded by the coding sequence GTGGAGACAATGGCCGCGACGATCGAGCGCACCACCGTCGGGACCGACGCTGCGGTGGCGGAGACCCGGCACACCGGCGAGACCACCAGGGAGCGGGCCGCCCGGTACGTCTTCGCCGGCATCCGGATCGCCCTCGGGTGGACCTTCCTCTGGGCGTTCCTGGACAAGGTCTTCGGTCTGGGGTTCGCCACCGAGGCGAAGAACGCCTGGATCAACGGTGGCAGCCCCACCAAGGGCTTCCTGACCTTCGGCGCGGCCGGCCCGTTCGCGGACTTCTACCACGGCATCGCCGGGGCCGCCTGGGCCGACGTGCTCTTCATGGCCGGCCTGGCCGCGATCGGCGTCGCGCTGCTGCTCGGCATCGGGATGCGCCTCGCCGCCGTCGCCGGAGCGGTGCTCAACGTGATGATGTGGACGGTCGTCCTGCCTCCCGAGAACAACCCCTTCATGGACGAGCACCTGATCAACGCGGCGCTGCTGGTGGGTCTCGCACTGGTCAACGCCGGCGCGACCCTCGGCCTGGGCGCGACGTGGGCGAAGCTCCCGATCGTGCGGCGGTTCCCCTGGCTGCGGTGA
- a CDS encoding FKBP-type peptidyl-prolyl cis-trans isomerase yields MNQAAGGKPEVGPIEGAPPADLVIEDITVGEGPEAQPGQLASVHYVGVAHSNGREFDSSWNRNEAFEFSLGGGQVISGWDRGVVGMRVGGRRRLTIPPHLGYGDRGAAGVIKPGETLVFVVDLLGVR; encoded by the coding sequence ATGAACCAGGCAGCAGGCGGCAAGCCCGAGGTGGGTCCGATCGAGGGCGCGCCGCCCGCCGATCTCGTCATCGAGGACATCACCGTCGGCGAGGGGCCGGAGGCCCAGCCGGGGCAGTTGGCCAGCGTCCACTACGTCGGGGTCGCGCACTCCAACGGTCGCGAGTTCGACTCCTCGTGGAACCGGAATGAGGCGTTCGAGTTCTCGCTCGGCGGTGGTCAGGTCATCTCCGGCTGGGACCGGGGCGTCGTGGGCATGCGGGTCGGCGGCCGGCGCCGCCTGACCATTCCGCCGCACCTGGGTTACGGCGACCGGGGCGCCGCCGGCGTCATCAAGCCGGGCGAGACCCTGGTCTTCGTCGTCGACCTGCTCGGCGTCCGCTGA
- a CDS encoding STAS domain-containing protein, with protein MRQRDDRLHVDITVADHEVEVRATGEVDIATVAAFRSALWDAPARPVLRLDLSGVRLLSAAGVRALVAAHLRVRARGGELVLVRPDPVIERVLRATGLHRVIPIVDPCADRELVPC; from the coding sequence ATGCGACAGCGCGACGACCGGCTCCACGTGGACATCACCGTGGCCGACCACGAGGTGGAGGTGCGGGCGACCGGCGAGGTCGACATCGCCACGGTCGCCGCGTTCCGCTCCGCGCTCTGGGACGCCCCGGCCCGGCCCGTGCTCCGGCTGGATCTCTCCGGCGTCCGCCTGCTCTCCGCGGCCGGGGTGCGGGCGCTGGTCGCCGCGCACCTGCGCGTCCGGGCCCGGGGCGGTGAGCTGGTGCTGGTCCGCCCCGACCCGGTGATCGAGCGGGTGCTGCGGGCCACCGGCCTGCACCGGGTCATCCCGATCGTGGACCCGTGCGCCGACCGGGAGCTGGTGCCCTGCTGA
- a CDS encoding SMP-30/gluconolactonase/LRE family protein, whose amino-acid sequence MVAPRRRAPRLIRPVREPATVPPPLDGPWTPADLRLDSVELLPLPDGVSGPEDVVVDPSGRVVSGTEDGRLWWWPVDAPPGTRPRPLADTGGRPLGVEVDPLDGSLVVCDAYRGLLRVTGDGAVRELGGLGARAHLADNVTVARDGTVYFTDSSDRFPLAHWKRDLLEHRPNGRVLAYDPRSGRTDVVRTGFYFPNGLALTPDESALMLVETAAHRLVRVALADGAVTVLADLPAYPDNLTPVGDGTYWIALPSPRVPVVERLLPHPRLRQLVAVLPAAVQPKPLRYGLVALVDGEGRVLRTLHGPRGTYDMITGVRQHGDRLWLGSLTGPGVARVPLG is encoded by the coding sequence ATGGTCGCCCCCCGCCGTCGCGCGCCCCGGCTGATCCGCCCCGTGCGCGAGCCCGCCACGGTCCCGCCGCCGCTCGACGGGCCGTGGACACCCGCCGACCTGCGGCTCGACTCCGTGGAGCTGCTGCCCCTGCCCGACGGTGTGTCCGGCCCGGAGGACGTGGTCGTCGACCCGTCCGGCCGGGTGGTCAGCGGGACCGAGGACGGCCGGCTCTGGTGGTGGCCGGTCGACGCGCCGCCCGGCACCCGACCCCGGCCGCTCGCCGACACCGGCGGCCGGCCGCTGGGGGTGGAGGTCGACCCGCTCGACGGCAGCCTCGTGGTCTGCGACGCGTACCGGGGGCTGCTGCGGGTGACCGGTGACGGGGCGGTGCGCGAGCTGGGCGGCCTCGGGGCGAGGGCGCACCTGGCCGACAACGTCACCGTCGCCCGCGACGGCACGGTCTACTTCACCGACTCCTCCGACCGCTTCCCGCTCGCGCACTGGAAACGGGACCTGCTGGAACACCGACCCAACGGGCGGGTCCTGGCGTACGACCCGCGCAGCGGGCGCACCGACGTCGTCCGCACCGGGTTCTACTTCCCGAACGGGCTCGCGCTCACCCCGGACGAGTCGGCGCTGATGCTGGTCGAGACCGCCGCCCATCGACTGGTGCGGGTGGCGCTGGCCGACGGCGCGGTCACCGTGCTGGCCGACCTGCCCGCGTACCCGGACAACCTGACCCCGGTGGGCGACGGGACGTACTGGATCGCGTTGCCCAGCCCCCGCGTGCCGGTGGTCGAGCGGCTCTTGCCCCACCCGCGGCTGCGGCAACTGGTGGCGGTGCTGCCGGCGGCGGTGCAGCCGAAACCGCTGCGCTACGGCCTGGTGGCCCTCGTCGACGGCGAGGGGCGGGTGCTGCGGACCCTGCACGGCCCCCGCGGGACCTACGACATGATCACCGGCGTCCGCCAGCACGGCGACCGCCTGTGGCTGGGGAGCCTCACGGGTCCCGGGGTGGCCCGGGTGCCGCTGGGCTGA
- a CDS encoding Ig-like domain-containing protein, translating into MELRRRLTVLAVTIAAAPLALGGCTADRKPGARPAEGQAAAPELTVTPTDRAREVPITAEVGTAVRNGKVTAVRITDDKGAQVAAEPREDGSGWVPKAPLKPRRTYTAEVTATGDSGTTTTRRTTFTTMPESTKPEITSTLYFAGDRTYGTAMPVTVAFDPPIPKEARDDVQRRLFVKTDPPQPGAWSWVSDGSQAYYRAPDFWRPGTRISVRAGLEGLPIGKDRVGDSDRTATSRIGRQVALEIDNATKQMSVLRDGKVVRRIPVSLGKPSTPTSSGKMVIMEKHQQTTFDTRGSADPYVVDVEDAQRLTWGGEFIHGAPWSEGDQGSTNVSHGCTNVSAAAADWLMGVTQVGDLVTVKGTEVPLTEGNGWTAWNVSWDEFVKGSALPVPAGLRPSPSPVPHPGAVAGGSPAPAPSVRGG; encoded by the coding sequence ATGGAGTTGAGGCGGCGACTGACGGTGCTGGCCGTGACCATCGCGGCCGCGCCGTTGGCCCTCGGCGGGTGCACCGCCGACCGCAAACCAGGTGCCCGGCCGGCCGAGGGGCAGGCGGCGGCGCCGGAGCTGACCGTCACGCCCACCGACCGCGCCCGCGAGGTGCCGATCACCGCCGAGGTGGGGACCGCGGTAAGGAACGGGAAGGTCACCGCCGTGCGGATCACCGACGACAAGGGCGCACAGGTCGCGGCGGAGCCCCGGGAGGACGGCTCGGGCTGGGTGCCGAAGGCGCCCCTGAAGCCGCGGCGCACCTACACGGCGGAGGTGACCGCCACGGGCGACTCGGGTACGACGACGACCCGCAGGACCACCTTCACCACGATGCCGGAATCGACGAAGCCGGAAATCACCAGCACGTTGTACTTCGCCGGCGACCGGACGTACGGCACCGCCATGCCGGTGACCGTGGCGTTCGACCCACCCATTCCGAAAGAGGCCAGGGACGACGTGCAGCGCCGATTGTTCGTGAAGACGGACCCGCCGCAGCCGGGCGCCTGGTCGTGGGTCTCCGACGGCAGTCAGGCCTATTACCGGGCCCCCGATTTCTGGCGCCCGGGGACCAGGATCAGCGTCCGGGCCGGGCTGGAGGGCCTGCCGATCGGCAAGGACCGGGTCGGCGACTCCGACCGCACCGCCACCTCCCGGATCGGCCGGCAGGTGGCCCTGGAGATCGACAACGCGACCAAGCAGATGTCGGTGCTGCGCGACGGCAAGGTCGTCCGCCGGATCCCGGTCAGCCTCGGCAAGCCGAGCACGCCGACCTCCAGCGGCAAGATGGTGATCATGGAGAAGCACCAGCAGACGACGTTCGACACGCGGGGCTCTGCCGACCCATACGTGGTCGACGTCGAGGACGCCCAGCGGCTGACCTGGGGCGGCGAGTTCATCCACGGGGCGCCGTGGTCGGAGGGGGACCAGGGCAGCACCAACGTCTCGCACGGCTGCACCAACGTCTCCGCCGCCGCCGCGGACTGGCTGATGGGGGTCACCCAGGTCGGCGACCTGGTCACGGTCAAGGGCACCGAGGTGCCGTTGACCGAGGGCAACGGCTGGACGGCCTGGAACGTCAGCTGGGACGAGTTCGTCAAGGGCAGCGCGCTGCCCGTGCCGGCCGGGCTGCGGCCGTCCCCGTCGCCCGTGCCGCACCCCGGTGCGGTGGCCGGGGGCTCGCCGGCGCCGGCGCCGTCCGTCCGCGGCGGCTGA
- a CDS encoding right-handed parallel beta-helix repeat-containing protein has protein sequence MPSAGGVRRHAVAGAPLLCDAREHGLIGDGVANDQPALAALVDRLGDAYAADGRARIIYCPPGVYSMRDSGTVWRTGVSLVGAGPGATRFVLSNSGNRADPAPLAFYTTNEHGADRNRHLADCTFSDFEIDGSGVASADYNPLAKGLGLQYVVRGIFRNLYIHHTAATGLGCDFLQDCLIEGVLVVGCGRLDSGTEMGGAGIGVGIGGWGSVERLNIVNCSAVANATNGIFLELQEADHLRPRGVRIIGCHAQGNRFGISDWGANGLIVSSCTMTGNLEAGFHVSAKGTTHTAGRGGILTDCVIDGNLRDGVSIGNTPGPYTIRGNRISGNGRYGYHQRNLGGSEERTAEEIVIESNDFYGNSADAIRIDRPVRDAFLVANRIRNNGRQWAPATSEHGDSVRYTEKSVVNRRANWPNDGHRGKVVRVGERIAVVAANDDTELTLAPIRPDSPSGWSGATPAPGTRYELPAGPPVRAGIAINAAVESATIRGNRIWDSREPSTQNHGLWITERGSCVDCRVEDNDFAGNADSATRLDTPPVGGRWERNHG, from the coding sequence ATGCCCTCCGCCGGCGGCGTGCGCCGTCACGCGGTGGCTGGCGCCCCGCTGCTCTGCGACGCCCGGGAGCACGGCCTGATCGGCGACGGGGTGGCCAACGACCAGCCGGCGCTCGCCGCGCTGGTGGACCGGCTCGGCGACGCGTACGCCGCCGACGGCCGGGCCCGGATCATCTACTGCCCGCCCGGGGTCTACTCGATGCGGGACTCGGGCACCGTGTGGCGTACCGGGGTGTCGCTCGTCGGCGCCGGCCCGGGGGCGACCCGCTTCGTGCTCAGCAACTCGGGCAACCGCGCCGACCCGGCGCCGCTGGCCTTCTACACCACGAACGAGCACGGTGCCGACCGGAACCGGCACCTGGCCGACTGCACCTTCTCCGACTTCGAGATCGACGGCTCGGGCGTGGCGTCGGCGGACTACAACCCGCTGGCCAAGGGGCTCGGTTTGCAGTACGTCGTGCGGGGCATCTTCCGCAACCTGTACATCCACCACACCGCCGCCACCGGCCTGGGCTGCGACTTCCTCCAGGACTGCCTGATCGAGGGGGTGCTGGTCGTCGGGTGCGGACGGCTGGACAGCGGCACCGAGATGGGCGGGGCCGGCATCGGCGTCGGCATCGGCGGCTGGGGCAGCGTCGAGCGGCTCAACATCGTCAACTGCAGCGCCGTGGCCAACGCCACCAACGGCATCTTCCTGGAGTTGCAGGAGGCGGACCACCTGCGTCCCCGGGGAGTGCGGATCATCGGCTGCCACGCCCAGGGCAACCGCTTCGGCATCTCCGACTGGGGCGCCAACGGCCTGATCGTCTCCTCCTGCACCATGACCGGGAACCTGGAGGCGGGCTTCCACGTCTCGGCGAAGGGCACCACGCACACCGCCGGGCGGGGCGGCATCCTCACCGACTGCGTCATCGACGGCAACCTGCGCGACGGGGTCAGCATCGGCAACACCCCCGGCCCGTACACGATCCGCGGCAACCGGATCAGCGGCAACGGCCGGTACGGCTACCACCAGCGCAACCTCGGCGGGTCCGAGGAGCGGACCGCCGAGGAGATCGTCATCGAGAGCAACGACTTCTACGGCAACAGCGCCGACGCCATCCGCATCGACCGTCCGGTCCGCGACGCCTTCCTGGTCGCCAACCGGATCCGGAACAACGGACGGCAGTGGGCGCCGGCGACGAGCGAACACGGGGACTCGGTGCGGTACACCGAGAAGTCGGTGGTGAACCGGCGGGCGAACTGGCCGAACGACGGCCACCGGGGCAAGGTGGTGCGGGTCGGCGAGCGGATCGCCGTGGTGGCGGCCAACGACGACACCGAGCTCACCCTCGCGCCGATCCGGCCGGACTCCCCGAGCGGGTGGAGCGGGGCCACTCCGGCGCCGGGTACCCGGTACGAGCTGCCCGCCGGGCCGCCGGTGCGGGCCGGCATCGCGATCAACGCGGCCGTCGAGTCGGCCACCATCCGGGGCAACCGGATCTGGGACAGCCGGGAGCCCAGCACGCAGAACCACGGACTGTGGATCACCGAGCGGGGCAGCTGCGTGGACTGCCGGGTCGAGGACAACGACTTCGCCGGCAACGCGGACTCCGCCACCCGACTGGACACCCCACCGGTCGGCGGCCGGTGGGAACGCAACCACGGCTGA
- a CDS encoding dihydrolipoamide acetyltransferase family protein yields the protein MTTVDGAQVFLLPDLGEGLSEAEIVEWRVAVGDVVTVDQSVVEVETAKAVVDVPCPYAGRVVALHGAAGETRPVGQPLITIAPLDGGAGDEPAGHATYREEERAGSGNVLIGYGTGHGGAGRRRRRPRLVAAPEPTPAGPPAAPAPAATAADSADRPHGAAAPLVISPIVRRLAREHGLDLATLRGTGPGGVVRRADVEAAVAEAATPAARLAAVPDVPAPSAVPGAEDLVVPLTGIRKAIADKLSRSRREIPEVTIWVDVDATGLLETRAAINAATPDAPVSILALLARICLSGLRRYPQLNARVDTEGQRIVQSAGVHLGIAAQTDRGLVVPVLRDAQRLTTAELAAELTATTTAARAGTLPPARLTGGTFTLNNYGVFGVDGSTPIINHPEAALLGVGRIVDKPWVVDGQLAVRKVTQLSLTFDHRVCDGGVAGGFLRHVADCVERPAVLIANV from the coding sequence GTGACCACCGTGGACGGGGCGCAGGTCTTCCTCCTGCCCGACCTGGGCGAGGGGCTGAGCGAGGCCGAGATCGTCGAGTGGCGGGTCGCCGTGGGCGACGTGGTCACGGTGGACCAGAGCGTCGTGGAGGTGGAGACCGCCAAGGCCGTCGTCGACGTGCCCTGCCCGTACGCCGGGCGGGTCGTGGCGCTGCACGGCGCGGCGGGCGAGACCCGCCCGGTCGGCCAGCCGCTGATCACCATCGCGCCGCTGGACGGCGGCGCCGGCGACGAGCCCGCCGGGCACGCCACCTACCGCGAGGAGGAACGGGCCGGCTCCGGCAACGTCCTCATCGGGTACGGCACCGGCCACGGCGGCGCGGGGCGGCGGCGTCGCCGGCCCCGTCTCGTGGCCGCACCCGAGCCCACCCCGGCCGGTCCGCCGGCGGCTCCCGCCCCGGCGGCGACCGCGGCCGATTCGGCCGACCGCCCGCACGGCGCGGCGGCACCCCTGGTCATCTCGCCGATCGTGCGCCGGCTGGCCCGCGAGCACGGCCTCGACCTGGCCACCCTGCGCGGCACCGGCCCGGGCGGCGTGGTGCGCCGGGCCGACGTGGAGGCCGCCGTCGCCGAGGCGGCTACGCCCGCCGCCCGGCTCGCCGCGGTGCCGGACGTGCCCGCCCCGTCGGCCGTCCCCGGCGCCGAGGACCTGGTCGTCCCGCTGACCGGCATCCGCAAGGCGATCGCCGACAAGCTCTCCCGCAGCCGGCGGGAGATCCCCGAGGTGACCATCTGGGTGGACGTGGACGCCACCGGGCTGCTGGAGACCCGCGCGGCGATCAACGCGGCGACCCCGGACGCGCCGGTGAGCATCCTGGCCCTGCTGGCCCGGATCTGCCTGTCCGGGCTGCGCCGGTACCCGCAGCTCAACGCCCGGGTCGACACCGAGGGCCAGCGGATCGTCCAGTCCGCCGGGGTGCACCTGGGCATCGCCGCCCAGACCGACCGGGGGCTGGTCGTGCCGGTGCTGCGGGACGCGCAGCGGCTGACCACCGCCGAACTGGCCGCCGAGCTGACCGCGACCACCACGGCCGCCCGGGCCGGCACGCTGCCCCCGGCCCGGCTGACCGGCGGCACGTTCACGCTCAACAACTACGGCGTCTTCGGCGTCGACGGCTCCACCCCGATCATCAACCACCCGGAGGCGGCGCTGCTCGGGGTGGGACGGATCGTGGACAAGCCCTGGGTGGTGGACGGGCAGCTCGCGGTGCGGAAGGTGACGCAGCTCAGCCTGACCTTCGACCACCGGGTCTGCGACGGCGGGGTGGCCGGCGGCTTCCTGCGGCACGTCGCCGACTGCGTCGAGCGGCCGGCGGTGCTGATCGCCAACGTCTGA